TCAtattcaaataaaacaaaaaaaagtttaactATATTCATAAGAAGTAATAACTGATGTAGTATTACTCATATCCACATGACGAACAACATGACAAAAATACAGtttctaaattattattattttcagttTATTTTAAGCAATGAACACGACTCTTTTCAACCTTTCAAATGAGACGTCATCTTTCacaaccagctgcaaaagggacaCAACAATCAGCCAGATTGTGTTTCCCATACTCTACACTGTGCTGTTCATCACTGGACTCATTTTGAATACTTTATCCATATTGGTCTTCTTCCAGATTCCCAGCACATCAATTTTCATTGTCTACCTGAAGAGCACTCTAGTTGCTGACCTTGTGATGACCCTAATGCTGCccttcaaaattgtcactgacgCAGGATTAGCCACATGGCAACTCAAAGCTTTTGTTTGTCGCTTCTCAGCCGTGATCTTCTATGAGATGATGTACATCAGCATTATCCTGCTTGGGCTTATAGCACTTGATCGATTTCTGAAGATCGTACAACCATTTGGAAAGATCCAGATGCAAAATGTGACCCATGCAAAAATAATTTCTGCATGTGTGTGGTTGGTGATATGTAGCATCTCTCTGCCAAACATCATTTTATCAAGCAAGAAAGCTACACCTTCTTCTGTGAAGAAATGCTCTTCTCTGAAAACAGAATTAGGGCTGCGATGGCATGCTGCAGTCAACTATGTGTGCCAGGTCATCTTCTGGACAGTCTTCATACTCATAATTCTGTTCTACACAGTTATCAGCAAGAAGGTCTATCAATCATACAGGAACTTCAagaggaaggccaaggaggcaagGGACAGGATGAAGGTTAAAGTGTTCATTGTCATAGCCGTGTTCTTCgggtgttttggcccatttcattTTACAAGAGTGCCATACACGCTGAGCCAGACTGGAGGGATCCCAGACTGTACAGTCCAAAACCAATTGTTTCTGGCAAAGGAGAGCACCCTGTGGCTGGCAGCCAGCAATATCTGCATGGATCCACTGATCTACATTTTCTTGTGCAAGCCATTTCGTGAAAAACTTCTGAACATGACATTTAGAAAGGCTAATCTCTCAAGTATGGACACTGCAACAACAGACTTCAACAATGAAACAACAATGTAAATCTTTAAAACAATTAATCATAAACATTTTCTATATTTCCAGTAGAAAAATATGACTGTCATCACTGAGAAGTTGGCTGTCCGTTTTCATCCACAATTTTTCCTAGACTGTGTTCCAGGTAGAAACCAACTTGGATTAAAGAACCTATTATGTAACTTTTTTGTGTTTGGGAAACTATTCTACATTAGTGTCAAGACACAAGGCTCAGCAGCAGGGGTGTCCAACTTAAGTCCAAGAGGGAAGAACCCGTGCCGCATTTTCAAGGGAAATGCATTGGATATGTTCGAATCTACTGAGAGCTCATTTATAGTGTTATTGGTCAGTGGGCTTTCCGAATTACTGAAATTGATCCAGTCCACCCACAATCTGCCCTGAACACCCCTGGATAAAAGTTTGTTTCTAAAGATAAAAGAAAATCTCTTACTCAATATATTTCGATTGCGCAACCATGTTTTGCAAATAATGCATAAATTCTGCACTTGAAAAAAATAGAGAAGGAAGAATGTGCTTTGCCAACTAAGCAAACAtgtgtaacattttttttaaactgctgttagGTACAACTCCCTATATTTATATAGTCCACGGGCCTGGTATTCAATACCTAAAGTAAACCCAAAAATGCAACGGAAATACAAAAGCGCACCGAAACTGTTCACATCAAGCATgtatagaaacatttatttttgcttCTTCTGATGTTCTGGGATGATGTGTTTTTTAGGTACAACACGGTCCGCCTGTAGTACAATAACCTGTCATGAATGCGGGTGAATTACAGGTTGAGGCTTCGACCTGTAAGCCTCAGAATCAATAGTCTTTAGGAAGAAAATGTGTAATTCCACCCAAAATAAATGCTCAAAATGCAGGGCGGTTGTTATCTCTAGTCCAATTTTATTTGGTGCCAATTTATTCGTGCGTCATTACATTGACaaacagctgacacatgtttcgcccctTACATGGTTGAAAACCTGGCACTTTCTCAAGACTATGAAGTAAATGTAACAAAAAATCTTGTTTACTAAAGGGTGACTCGTTATCGAAAATATGTTCGATTCCCCGATGTGAGCGTCGCCCGAATCTGGATTCATCCAGGAATTCGGTAGGTTCCTGCCTGTTAAACTGACAATTTTTGCCATTATCAGCCACAGAAATAATCAAGCTCTGGACATCTCAATGTCGTCCTGAATCCATGTGCCGCAGCTGTCACCAGCTGGCTGTTCCCGTCTGCACCCCCTTTAGCCATTCACACACTTTTTCCCTACAGACAATGATGTTCTGCattatccttttagggttaaaTGTAATGATGTTCATTAAATCCTGCACCTTACATCGAACAAAAGCAATTTTGTGGAGTAATAGATTAAGGAAACAATATTGCATCCACTAGAAAAGGTTTTGTAAATGAATTCAATATCAGAAATTGATATTAAAATGAAAGATCCTAATATTGAAGTCTTCTCTTTTTATGTTTGAGCACGGATGCACCTTTGTATTACAAAGGCGAAATGTATTGTTAATCTTAACAAAAGGACATTTTGGTGCAAGAAACACGGAATTGTGCACCCACACTCAAACAGTAGTGATTACTATAAATATACTTATACTATTATTTGTCATAGACTTGTATTTATTTGTCAGTTTGTTACTTTATTCAAGAGTTATTAGGAAAGTTGTAAAACTGATGCAAAAGTGCTGAGTCGAGTGTAAGTTTAAAAATAGAACTGTTTTAGTGAAGTTATTTTTACCCTTGAGTCCTGCGAGCAGGGTTAGGCCTTGCTGTATCCTGTGCTCACAACCAATCAaaaacgttaacacattttctagagGTACTGGAGGAAAGCATGGTGATGATTGATTGGAGAGGGGATTTCTTGTCATAACAGAAGCTCTTGCCAGTTTCTCATTGGCCACCAGTCCACTTCATTGAGGTTGTCAGAGAGATGCTGGCTTCCTGTGCTTGCCCTCAGTGCTTGGAATggaaaaaaagaagtgcaggtactctgtaccagagtacctgcttgtttctgagaagtgctggaagTCTctaattgaaagtattacgtttttctggaAAAGTGCTGGTATTCTCctgctcaaaataaaaaagtgcctgtaGTCAGTagcggacagtaccggcccatttaaagcactgcttttccCCATCTTAACAACACACTGCTATCTTATACTGAGCTTGAGTAGCAGATTAATCTACATGTGTGGGTTGTGAATAGGCACTGCCCCATGGTGGCTAAGCCTGGTTCTACTCAGTTCAGCAGTAGCTTATGTGGTGCTATGCCATGCCTGAGCCACCTGGCCTTGACGTGCATCACAAGCAAATCATCTTCTGCATATTCCTTTTGGCTCCATGCTACTGCTCCAGGACTCTGCTTCTCCCAGGAAGTGCTACTCTTCCACACAGAAAATGGTAACTGGGGATTTAAAAGGTAAAAGGATTACAGCTGATTTGTCCCATTAAACTGTTAGCAGAGAAAGTAATAATATAGATTTTAATTTAAAGGTCATTGCTTAAGAAATAAACAATGAAATATATTCAAGGGAGGCAATATGAAGGTGATGTCTATTCATGCAATGTTTTAGGGGTGATGTTTTGAAATTGTAATTTTCTAGTCTGTCTAAATAACAGCCCCTTTGACACCAGTGATTATCTGTAACCTTTTTCTCTATGAGGTCAGCCTCTCTGGAGTCCATCTTTGGCACGTTGGCAGTCTCAAGAAGGCCAACGCTCTTCTGTTTCCCAATTTATAGGACTCTTCCTCATGACGTCAACGTTTGtacaatttcagtgtctgcccgtGGTAGTCTGCAATGGACTCGATATGACTCTGTCAGTCTATGCAAGGCAAATATGTACACCTGTAATGAGATGACTATCCTCAAGATGTTAATCAGTGTTTGAGGCCAAAGATATCCCTTGCTTTTACATTACATCAGGTAAGCAATATACGTCTATCTTTCATTTGGAGGCTGCCACATTGAAGTCTTGACCTACGTCCTTGAGGTTTGAAAGGTATCCTTACCCCCTGATTcacatgtttaaccccttcgttgccaggccttttccccctcctctgccaggcctttttttgcctacttggaatagttcttgcttaggccctcataactttttgtccacataagctacccacgccatatttgcatgcttttttccaacatcctagggattctagaggtacccagactttgtgggttcccctgaaggagaccaagaaattagccaaaatacagtgaaaattctgtttaaaaaaaacaaaatggaaaaaaggactgcagaaaaaggcttatggtttttcccctgaaaatggcatcagcaaagggtttacggtgctaaaatcaccagcttcccagctttcaagaacaggcagacttgaaccagaaaacccaatttttcaccacaattttggcattttactgggacataccccattttaatgattttgtgtgctttcagcctccttccagtcagtgacagaaatgggtgtgaaaccaatgctggatcccagaaacctaacatttctgaaaagtagacaacattttgaattcagcaatggggtaatttgtgtagatcctacaagggtttcctacagaaaataacaactgaaataaaaaaagattgaaattgaggtgaaaaacaccagccatttttctctgcgttttactctgtaacttgttcctgcaatgtcagattttttaaagcaatataccattacgtctgccggactcttcaggttgcaggtatatatagggcttgtaagttcatcaagaatccttggtacccagagccaataaatgagctgcaccttgcagtgggttttcattctataccgggtatacagcaattaatttgctgaaatataaagagtcaaaaataggtatcaagaaaacctttgtatttccaaaatgagcacaagataaggtgttgaggagcagtgattatttgcacatctctgaattctggggtgcccatactagcatgtgaattacagggcatttctcaaatagacgtcttttttacacactgtattatatttggaaggaaaaaaatgtagagaaagacaaggaacaataacacttttttttgccattctatgttcccccaagtctcccaataaaaatggtacctcacttgtgtgggtaggcctagtgcccgcgacaggaaatgccccaaaacacaaagtagacacatcacattttctcaaagaaaacagagctgttttttgcaaagtgcctacctgtggattttggcctctagctcagcctccacctagggaaacctaccaaacctgtgcattttttaaaactagagacctaggggaatccaagatagggtgacttgtcgagctctcaccaggttctgttacccagaatcctttgcaaacctcaaaatgtggctaaaaaacctatttttcctcacatttcgatgacagaaagttctggaatctgagaggagccacaaatgtccttccaatcagcgttccccccagtctcccgctaaaaatggtacctcacttgtgtgggtagacctagtgcccgcaacaagaaatgccccaaaacacaaagtggacacatgacattttcgcaaagaaaacagtagtgttttttgcaaagtgcctacctgtggattttgttaagaaaagaaattgggtgtaagaaaaAGGGGACTGATGGCGCTCAGGAAGCTAATTGGCCAAAACTAACATTAGGGAtaacctacacaagggaaaacacccctcCCTTAAAGGTTCCAAAAAACCCAACAAAGATAAACACAATGTGAGGTCCCCCCTTGTTCTTCTTTCTTATTTTGCAATTCTAACAGAGTTAACTAGTTGACAGTCAACcaggtcaaaattcaagtgagtagaGTTCAAGTGAACGCAATCATAAATATCACGCCAGTCTTTACATGGTCCAATTATATCCaagatttattggatcacatcttctgaTAGTCCATATTTTTCATGAAGATACATCTTGAGccatacacattgagccaacacgtgtttcgtcttgggataatccttttgtccccaacgacttcttcagggctatctATTTCCTCGACTTTTATAAGTTCATGAGTTTTTGATGGCCGTAAATTTCATGGCTCCTACAGTTCTGGATCGAACAAAGTTGGTGTTTCCATGATAAGGAAACTCTTCATCGCGAGTGCGCAAGGGCGTGTCTTGCTTCTAACACCGTTTAAATTAGTTACCGGCGTTCCCGCTCAATGTGTATGGCTCAAGATGTATCTTCATGAAAAATATGGACTAtcagaagatgtgatccaataaatcttGGATATAATTGGACTATGTAAAGACTGGCGTGATATTTATGATTGCGTTCACTTGAACtctactcacttgaattttgacctgGTTGACTGTCAACTAGTTAACTCTGTTAGAATTGCAAAATAAGAAAGAAGAACAAGGGGGGACCTCACATTGtgtttacctgtggattttggcctctagctcagccgccacctagggaaacctaccaaacctgtgcattttttaaatctagagacctaggggaatccaagatagggtgacttgtcgagctctcaccaggttctgttacccagaatcctttgcaaacctcaaaatgtggctaaaaaaacactttttcctcacatttcg
The Pleurodeles waltl isolate 20211129_DDA chromosome 11, aPleWal1.hap1.20221129, whole genome shotgun sequence genome window above contains:
- the LOC138265541 gene encoding P2Y purinoceptor 13-like — encoded protein: MNTTLFNLSNETSSFTTSCKRDTTISQIVFPILYTVLFITGLILNTLSILVFFQIPSTSIFIVYLKSTLVADLVMTLMLPFKIVTDAGLATWQLKAFVCRFSAVIFYEMMYISIILLGLIALDRFLKIVQPFGKIQMQNVTHAKIISACVWLVICSISLPNIILSSKKATPSSVKKCSSLKTELGLRWHAAVNYVCQVIFWTVFILIILFYTVISKKVYQSYRNFKRKAKEARDRMKVKVFIVIAVFFGCFGPFHFTRVPYTLSQTGGIPDCTVQNQLFLAKESTLWLAASNICMDPLIYIFLCKPFREKLLNMTFRKANLSSMDTATTDFNNETTM